From Ignavibacteria bacterium, one genomic window encodes:
- the rpmE gene encoding 50S ribosomal protein L31, translating into MKKGIHPAYKTIDIVMTDGTTYKTRSCFKGDRMVLEIDSKSHPFYTGKQMLIDTAGRVDRFKKRLEKTQAVRDAKAAQGK; encoded by the coding sequence ATGAAGAAGGGCATTCACCCCGCATACAAGACCATCGACATCGTAATGACCGATGGTACCACCTACAAGACCCGTTCGTGCTTCAAGGGCGATCGCATGGTTCTTGAAATCGATTCAAAGTCACATCCGTTCTACACGGGCAAGCAAATGCTCATAGACACGGCTGGTCGCGTTGACCGATTCAAGAAGCGTCTCGAAAAGACCCAGGCCGTGCGCGACGCGAAGGCCGCACAAGGAAAGTAA
- a CDS encoding 30S ribosomal protein S18 has protein sequence MPTSPNPNTINSPFRQKRNQPKKRTNPLKKSRLIDYLDPKFLGRFTNDQGKILPRRITGVTALQQRRLCSAIKYARHLALLPFVAQDTR, from the coding sequence ATGCCAACCTCACCAAATCCGAATACGATCAATTCGCCGTTCCGCCAAAAGCGGAACCAACCGAAGAAGCGTACAAATCCACTCAAGAAGTCGCGTTTGATCGATTACCTCGATCCGAAGTTCTTGGGTCGCTTCACGAACGACCAAGGCAAGATCCTGCCCCGTCGTATCACTGGCGTAACGGCTCTTCAGCAACGTCGCCTCTGCAGCGCGATCAAGTATGCACGCCACCTGGCACTGCTGCCGTTCGTAGCGCAAGACACGCGTTAA
- a CDS encoding DUF3179 domain-containing protein, translating to MLQQYRWSFILIGWLFVIVPALALGLTLMPIVPAMQEWDSITFSYVVYQVQYLSIGIGIGLMLIGIINTWPSTRWWWRTLIVLLVVLAGGLHYLSRTEASAEEMFNEPSSVKRTQIDPSQASSDTTVYMWVYLNGQAAGYPLDLVAHHHKIHDTVGGVPVLVTYCTMCHTGRVYSPMIDGKHETFRLVGANHFNAIFEDRTTGSWWYQATGECVVGPQKGKVFSDVPFTQGTVSEMLALTNVSSVSTFVPDEATGDRYDWSRGFAVRTGDTTQSYGKRSLVIGVEINGAARAYPVRDLVMRSNVSVIRDTVNATVIAFQRPTSFGSPVTVFRDSITSGVVVQSYREYWQSWKHFHPTTTTYQSR from the coding sequence ATGCTACAGCAGTATCGTTGGTCCTTCATTCTCATCGGATGGCTCTTTGTCATCGTTCCTGCTCTGGCCCTGGGCTTAACGCTCATGCCCATTGTGCCGGCCATGCAAGAGTGGGATAGCATCACGTTCTCCTATGTGGTCTATCAAGTACAGTATCTCTCCATCGGGATCGGTATCGGTCTAATGTTGATCGGCATCATCAACACATGGCCATCAACGCGATGGTGGTGGAGAACGCTGATCGTTCTTCTCGTCGTCCTTGCCGGAGGCCTTCACTATTTGTCGCGTACCGAAGCATCTGCAGAAGAGATGTTCAACGAACCCTCTTCGGTCAAGAGAACACAGATAGATCCTTCGCAGGCTTCGTCCGATACAACGGTCTACATGTGGGTGTATCTCAATGGTCAAGCAGCCGGCTATCCACTTGACCTCGTAGCCCATCATCATAAGATCCACGACACTGTAGGGGGCGTCCCGGTTCTTGTGACCTATTGCACGATGTGTCATACCGGACGTGTTTATTCACCGATGATCGATGGCAAACATGAGACGTTTCGTCTTGTTGGAGCCAATCACTTCAATGCGATCTTCGAGGACCGAACAACGGGCAGCTGGTGGTATCAGGCCACAGGAGAATGTGTTGTAGGACCCCAGAAGGGAAAGGTCTTTTCGGATGTTCCGTTCACACAGGGCACCGTGTCAGAAATGTTAGCCCTTACAAATGTCTCGTCCGTCTCCACCTTTGTTCCTGATGAAGCAACAGGTGATCGTTATGATTGGTCAAGGGGCTTTGCAGTCCGCACCGGCGATACAACGCAGTCGTACGGGAAACGATCCTTGGTCATCGGTGTAGAGATCAACGGCGCAGCTCGCGCCTATCCGGTGCGCGATCTTGTGATGCGATCGAACGTATCTGTGATCAGGGACACCGTTAATGCAACGGTCATAGCGTTTCAACGCCCAACATCGTTCGGTTCTCCTGTCACGGTCTTTCGCGACTCCATCACATCCGGTGTGGTTGTTCAATCGTATCGAGAGTATTGGCAATCATGGAAACACTTTCATCCAACCACAACTACCTATCAGAGCCGATAA
- a CDS encoding VWA domain-containing protein: MIIYSRWTETSSTAEQELERMLNIFSYVLLHVSGDAEQALDILRDLDEKHGLLRSMSMDDFVRLLQTQGFLDTDENGNLRPTPKADRKMRTDALNEIFSSLKKADPGNHDAPFSGSGVERTPDTRSYAFGDQAANIDVTETMSNLFKRTGDIEGSDLREDDIRVYETELQTRCSTVVMIDISHSMILYGEDRITPAKQVAIALSELIQTKFPKDSLEVVVFGDEARRVSVKDLPYLTVGPFHTNTRDGLRLARQLLRRSRSVNKQIFMITDGKPSALTMENGTIYKNSWGLDQMIVNKTLDEAVACRRDGITIATFMIAQDPYLVQFVEDLTKANRGRAFYTALDGLGKDMFVDYVRNRRRPI, encoded by the coding sequence ATGATCATCTATTCGCGCTGGACCGAGACGTCTTCTACAGCTGAACAAGAGCTGGAGCGGATGCTCAACATCTTTTCCTACGTCCTCTTACACGTGAGCGGAGATGCAGAACAGGCGCTCGACATCCTTCGGGATCTCGACGAAAAACACGGCCTGCTTCGGTCGATGTCCATGGATGACTTTGTTCGACTCCTCCAAACGCAAGGGTTCCTTGATACCGATGAGAACGGGAATCTCCGGCCTACCCCCAAGGCGGACCGAAAAATGCGCACCGATGCCCTGAACGAGATCTTCAGCTCACTGAAAAAGGCAGATCCCGGCAACCATGACGCCCCCTTCTCGGGTTCTGGAGTTGAAAGAACCCCCGACACACGCTCATATGCATTCGGCGACCAGGCGGCGAATATCGACGTCACGGAAACGATGTCCAACCTCTTCAAGCGCACCGGTGACATCGAGGGCTCGGACCTCCGCGAGGACGATATCCGGGTTTATGAAACGGAGCTCCAGACTCGTTGCTCTACAGTAGTGATGATCGACATTTCACACTCGATGATCCTCTATGGCGAGGATAGGATCACACCTGCGAAGCAAGTTGCTATCGCACTGTCTGAGTTGATCCAAACCAAGTTCCCCAAGGACTCTCTTGAAGTTGTGGTCTTTGGTGACGAGGCCCGTCGGGTATCGGTGAAAGACCTCCCCTACCTCACTGTTGGCCCCTTTCATACAAACACACGTGATGGACTTCGACTTGCCCGTCAGCTACTTCGTCGATCTCGCTCAGTGAACAAACAGATCTTCATGATCACCGATGGTAAACCATCCGCCCTCACGATGGAGAACGGCACGATCTACAAGAACTCCTGGGGGCTGGATCAAATGATCGTCAACAAGACTCTCGACGAAGCAGTGGCCTGCCGACGGGACGGCATTACCATTGCAACATTCATGATCGCACAGGATCCGTACCTCGTCCAATTCGTGGAAGATCTCACCAAGGCAAATCGGGGAAGAGCATTCTACACGGCTCTCGATGGTTTGGGCAAGGACATGTTTGTGGATTATGTCCGCAATAGACGACGCCCCATTTGA
- a CDS encoding ribose-phosphate pyrophosphokinase, with amino-acid sequence MDSEITIVAGRSNFDIAQKIARATHRELSEVTIRNFSDGEIWVKYEENVRGVDLYIVQSTFAPADNLLELLMLIDAAKRASARRITAVIPYFGYARQDRKDQPRVAITAKLVANLLVEAGANRVVTMDLHTPQLQGFFDIPLDHLYASTVTVRMLKSLGLQNLAVAAPDVGGVKTARAYAKMLGDADLVVVDKRRPKHNVAEVMNIIGEVQGKNIIIIDDLIDTGSTFVQCAESLKKAGAETIIGVCTHPVFSGEAVERISKSEALTRLYVTDTIPLRVENPKIEVISVAGLFAEAIIRTHENQSISSLFDKAES; translated from the coding sequence GTGGACTCAGAGATAACCATCGTCGCCGGCAGGTCTAACTTTGACATCGCGCAGAAGATCGCACGGGCGACACATCGCGAGCTGTCAGAAGTTACGATCCGCAATTTCAGTGATGGTGAGATCTGGGTCAAGTACGAAGAGAATGTACGCGGTGTTGATCTCTACATCGTTCAATCGACATTTGCTCCGGCGGACAACCTGTTGGAGCTTTTGATGTTGATCGATGCTGCCAAGCGTGCTTCGGCTCGCCGCATCACGGCTGTGATCCCGTACTTTGGATATGCGCGTCAGGATCGGAAAGATCAACCTCGGGTGGCGATCACGGCGAAGCTGGTGGCCAATCTCCTTGTTGAGGCTGGTGCCAATCGTGTTGTGACCATGGATCTTCATACGCCGCAGCTGCAGGGGTTCTTCGATATTCCTCTCGATCACCTTTACGCTTCAACGGTAACAGTGCGGATGCTGAAGTCACTTGGACTTCAGAATTTGGCAGTAGCCGCGCCGGACGTCGGAGGTGTGAAAACAGCTCGGGCCTATGCAAAGATGCTTGGTGATGCAGACCTCGTGGTTGTTGATAAGCGTCGGCCAAAGCACAATGTTGCTGAGGTGATGAATATCATCGGTGAAGTGCAAGGGAAGAACATCATCATCATTGATGATCTGATCGACACAGGCAGCACGTTCGTTCAGTGTGCAGAATCATTGAAAAAAGCGGGAGCAGAGACCATCATCGGGGTCTGCACCCATCCGGTGTTCTCCGGCGAGGCGGTGGAACGGATCTCGAAAAGTGAAGCGCTTACCCGCCTTTACGTTACCGATACCATCCCACTTCGTGTAGAGAACCCAAAGATCGAAGTTATCAGTGTGGCCGGGCTATTCGCCGAGGCGATCATCCGTACGCACGAGAATCAATCCATCAGCTCGTTGTTCGATAAGGCAGAGAGCTGA
- a CDS encoding 50S ribosomal protein L25 produces MSQIVLQAEPREPGQTGAKQLRRNDRVPGVYYAKGQDPVHFSVQKLALRPVVYTAEAKTVRLEVDGKGLLCVLKDVMFDPVTDKILHVDLLGVAAGEKIAVEIPLHIVGLSIGVRDGGSLEHVMHKAHVRVDPTIMPEHIDIDVSDLVKGAAIHISDLNIPGVEFTDRPDAVIVACHAPKVATAEETAEAAKKG; encoded by the coding sequence ATGAGTCAGATCGTCCTTCAAGCCGAGCCACGTGAGCCGGGCCAGACCGGAGCCAAGCAGCTTCGCCGCAATGACCGCGTCCCAGGCGTGTATTATGCAAAGGGTCAAGATCCTGTGCACTTCTCCGTTCAGAAGCTTGCTCTTCGTCCGGTGGTCTATACAGCCGAAGCCAAGACCGTTCGCCTCGAAGTTGATGGCAAGGGGCTCCTTTGCGTCCTCAAGGATGTGATGTTTGACCCGGTAACGGACAAGATCCTTCACGTTGACCTGCTCGGCGTAGCAGCCGGTGAGAAGATCGCCGTAGAGATCCCGCTTCACATCGTGGGCCTCTCGATCGGTGTTCGTGACGGTGGTAGCTTGGAGCACGTGATGCACAAGGCCCATGTCCGCGTAGACCCAACGATCATGCCTGAGCACATTGACATTGATGTGTCGGATCTTGTAAAGGGTGCTGCGATCCATATCAGCGATCTCAACATTCCTGGTGTGGAATTCACAGACCGTCCGGATGCAGTGATCGTGGCCTGCCATGCACCTAAGGTTGCAACTGCTGAAGAAACAGCTGAAGCCGCCAAGAAGGGCTGA
- a CDS encoding YceI family protein — protein sequence MKTVLMVVSLFLAIGAFAEAKADKYSDKTVSMKIDGTSTLHDWTTPVGKVKANGDLTVANGELQAVNAMWVQADVLSIKSEKGEDMDEKIYEALKSEEHPKITYNMTSMKSIKKVGAEYVVETNGDMTIAGATKKIDMTVKGTVQPNGDVVFTGSVKMMMTHYGMDRPTAMLGMIKCGDAITVSFTLTMKKS from the coding sequence ATGAAAACGGTTCTAATGGTTGTATCCTTATTCCTTGCGATAGGGGCCTTTGCTGAAGCAAAGGCAGATAAATACAGTGATAAGACAGTTTCGATGAAGATCGATGGAACGTCCACATTGCATGACTGGACCACTCCAGTTGGTAAGGTGAAGGCAAATGGTGACCTCACTGTTGCAAATGGCGAACTTCAGGCCGTTAATGCCATGTGGGTTCAAGCAGACGTCCTGTCCATTAAGTCCGAAAAAGGCGAGGACATGGACGAGAAGATCTACGAAGCTCTCAAGTCTGAAGAACATCCGAAGATCACGTACAACATGACGTCCATGAAGTCGATCAAGAAGGTCGGCGCGGAATACGTTGTCGAAACGAATGGCGATATGACGATCGCCGGTGCTACGAAGAAGATCGACATGACAGTTAAGGGGACAGTTCAGCCCAATGGTGATGTTGTCTTCACGGGTTCTGTGAAGATGATGATGACCCATTATGGCATGGACCGCCCAACGGCCATGCTAGGCATGATCAAGTGCGGGGACGCGATCACCGTGTCCTTTACGCTGACGATGAAGAAGTCCTAA
- a CDS encoding YceI family protein, whose translation MISSTLLSLAVLLLSPFGVPHDYPFEIEKGSKLYIEGTSNVNSFECMCTDEFNPQTAKITLSDDERQVWFTGTTLKLKTSLLDCDNSKMNRDLCEALKSEDYPYIRIDLHDALITEGTFDDPNGAKITCNASITITNIARKVSLIVKGRRLSSGRYRFISTKELLMTDFGVEPPTALLGLIKVRNSIRINFDLITKGG comes from the coding sequence ATGATCTCTTCTACACTTCTCAGCCTCGCTGTCCTGCTTCTCTCTCCATTTGGAGTCCCCCACGACTATCCCTTTGAGATCGAAAAGGGGAGCAAACTCTACATTGAGGGCACGAGCAATGTGAACTCCTTCGAGTGTATGTGTACGGATGAGTTCAATCCTCAGACTGCCAAGATCACCCTCAGCGATGATGAGCGTCAAGTATGGTTCACAGGCACAACGTTGAAATTGAAGACGTCACTACTTGACTGCGATAACAGCAAGATGAACCGGGACCTCTGCGAAGCTCTGAAGTCCGAAGATTACCCATACATCCGTATCGATCTGCACGATGCTCTGATAACGGAAGGTACTTTCGATGATCCCAATGGGGCAAAGATCACGTGTAATGCCTCGATCACGATCACGAACATCGCACGCAAGGTGTCGCTGATCGTAAAGGGCCGAAGACTTAGCAGCGGCCGATATCGCTTCATTAGCACCAAGGAATTGCTCATGACCGATTTTGGTGTTGAGCCCCCTACAGCACTTCTTGGATTGATCAAGGTCCGCAATTCGATACGCATCAATTTTGACCTGATCACAAAAGGGGGCTGA
- a CDS encoding rhomboid family intramembrane serine protease — protein sequence MSPNLGQGRGYAVFPPFIKFLLAANVAIFLVQSVFLMGLTYSGRPVEETVMTLFALWPVESGFMPWQLLTYQFMHGSFGHLFFNMLALWMFGMELENLWGTKKFATYYLLSGIAAGAVHIAISPLLKETLGPTVGASGSIMGVLLAFGLTFPTRPVMMFPIFFPIPARIFVMIYAGIDLLSGLFNTSDGVAHFAHLGGALGGYLLLKFGEPLFRMIDRKGGPIPSRLRDEDNIIEADFRDLPSRYERREVMTPTAPPPPRTSTPTRFVVDGAPITQEMIDEILDKISQAGYHSLTEAEKRVLFEVSRQL from the coding sequence ATGTCACCAAACCTTGGTCAGGGTCGCGGTTACGCCGTCTTCCCGCCGTTCATCAAGTTCCTCCTCGCTGCCAACGTAGCGATCTTCCTCGTTCAGTCCGTCTTCCTGATGGGGCTCACGTATTCCGGACGTCCGGTAGAAGAGACCGTGATGACGCTCTTTGCCCTCTGGCCCGTAGAATCCGGATTCATGCCATGGCAGTTGCTCACCTACCAGTTCATGCACGGATCGTTCGGTCACCTCTTCTTCAACATGCTCGCTCTCTGGATGTTCGGCATGGAGCTGGAGAACCTCTGGGGTACGAAGAAGTTCGCCACCTACTACCTTCTCTCCGGCATCGCAGCTGGCGCTGTCCATATCGCCATCAGCCCCCTGCTGAAAGAGACACTTGGACCAACCGTAGGAGCATCGGGATCGATCATGGGAGTGTTGTTGGCATTCGGCCTTACGTTCCCAACACGTCCGGTGATGATGTTCCCGATCTTCTTCCCGATCCCTGCACGCATCTTTGTGATGATCTATGCAGGTATCGACCTTCTCTCCGGACTCTTCAATACAAGTGACGGTGTTGCGCACTTCGCCCACCTTGGCGGTGCACTTGGCGGCTACTTGTTGCTCAAGTTCGGCGAGCCGTTGTTCCGTATGATCGATCGTAAGGGCGGCCCCATCCCATCACGGCTTCGCGATGAAGACAATATCATCGAGGCCGATTTCCGAGACCTTCCGTCTCGGTATGAACGTCGCGAGGTGATGACGCCTACTGCTCCGCCCCCTCCAAGAACCAGTACCCCAACACGATTTGTTGTAGACGGGGCTCCTATCACGCAAGAGATGATCGATGAGATACTCGACAAGATCTCACAGGCCGGTTATCATAGCTTGACGGAGGCAGAGAAACGTGTTCTCTTTGAAGTAAGCCGACAACTCTGA
- a CDS encoding phosphoglycerate kinase produces MGLFQSHRGSPPPGECVITSIADVDVSGKRVLTRVDFNVPQDENGAITDDNRIRESLPTIRTIIKNGGIAVLMSHLGRPKGERKLKYSLRPVADRLVQLLEADGASVHFAEDCIGEAAATAVAAAKPGDVVLLENLRFYPQEEANDADFCAALAVSGDVYCNDAFGTAHRAHASTSGVAALFPNVCAGLLMQKELAYLGKALDEPARPLVSVMGGSKISGKIDVISALMDKCDTILIGGGMMFTFLKAQGHNVGSSLVEEDRIDLARQLLQDATSRNVQLVLPTDTVAARSFSNDAEQTVVSVTEIEDGWMGLDIGPETSKTYSGIIEAAGTVVWNGPMGVFEFSNFASGTRSVSDAMAKATANGAITIVGGGDSAAAISQFGQATHVTHVSTGGGASLEFLEGKTLPGVVALDR; encoded by the coding sequence ATGGGGCTATTCCAATCGCATCGTGGATCTCCTCCTCCGGGTGAGTGCGTGATCACCAGCATTGCAGATGTGGACGTCAGCGGCAAACGTGTTCTGACGCGTGTTGACTTCAACGTCCCTCAAGATGAAAACGGAGCGATCACGGATGATAACCGCATCCGTGAGTCGCTCCCTACCATCAGAACGATCATCAAGAACGGTGGGATCGCCGTTCTGATGTCGCACCTTGGTCGCCCAAAGGGAGAACGCAAACTCAAGTATTCGTTGCGACCTGTTGCCGACCGTCTTGTACAACTTCTTGAAGCCGATGGCGCATCTGTCCACTTCGCAGAAGATTGCATTGGTGAGGCAGCGGCAACGGCCGTTGCCGCTGCGAAGCCGGGCGATGTTGTACTCTTGGAGAATCTTCGGTTCTATCCGCAAGAAGAGGCAAATGATGCCGATTTCTGTGCGGCGTTGGCCGTGAGTGGCGATGTCTACTGCAACGACGCATTTGGTACAGCACACCGAGCACATGCGAGTACGTCTGGAGTTGCGGCGCTCTTTCCAAACGTCTGTGCCGGACTTCTCATGCAGAAGGAACTGGCCTACCTCGGCAAGGCCCTGGACGAACCAGCCCGCCCCCTTGTAAGTGTGATGGGTGGATCAAAGATCTCAGGGAAGATCGATGTGATCTCCGCACTCATGGATAAGTGCGACACCATTCTCATCGGCGGCGGAATGATGTTCACCTTTCTTAAGGCGCAGGGGCATAATGTTGGCTCCTCGCTTGTAGAGGAGGACCGTATCGACCTTGCACGGCAGTTACTGCAGGACGCGACTTCTCGCAATGTTCAGCTTGTCCTGCCAACCGACACAGTAGCAGCTCGTTCGTTTTCCAATGATGCCGAGCAAACCGTGGTCTCCGTCACTGAGATCGAAGATGGTTGGATGGGGCTTGATATCGGTCCCGAGACGTCCAAGACCTATTCTGGGATCATTGAAGCTGCCGGAACAGTGGTATGGAACGGTCCAATGGGCGTGTTTGAGTTCTCGAATTTCGCTTCCGGAACGCGGTCTGTATCCGACGCCATGGCCAAGGCTACGGCCAACGGGGCGATCACGATCGTTGGCGGTGGAGATTCAGCTGCTGCCATCTCGCAATTCGGTCAGGCAACACACGTCACTCACGTTTCCACCGGCGGCGGTGCCTCACTCGAGTTTCTCGAAGGCAAAACGCTGCCCGGCGTTGTTGCACTGGATCGATAA
- the gap gene encoding type I glyceraldehyde-3-phosphate dehydrogenase: MAIKIAINGFGRIGRLVFRAIKQRGLDVEIVGINDLTDAATLAHLLKYDSAHGRFNGTVEVDGSTIIVDGARIAISAEKQIENLPWKGLDVVIESTGVFTSKEALTKHLAHARKVVLTAPAKDKLDGTIVLGVNDDELTADMNVLSNASCTTNCLAPMVKILNDAFGIEQGYMTTVHAYTNDQNILDLPHKDLRRARAAAVNIIPTTTGAAKAVSEVIPSMKGKLDGLAFRVPVPDGSVTDFTAVLSKPATKDEINAAFKAAADGPLKGYLEYCTDPIVSSDIVGNPHSCIFDALSTMSFGNTVKVVGWYDNEWGYSNRIVDLLLRVSA, translated from the coding sequence ATGGCCATCAAGATCGCGATCAACGGTTTCGGACGCATTGGACGCCTTGTTTTTCGTGCAATCAAGCAACGCGGACTCGATGTAGAGATCGTGGGCATCAACGACCTTACTGACGCAGCAACACTGGCACATCTCCTGAAATATGATTCGGCCCATGGTCGCTTCAACGGTACAGTAGAAGTAGATGGCTCAACGATCATCGTAGACGGTGCACGTATCGCTATCTCCGCAGAAAAGCAGATCGAGAATCTTCCATGGAAGGGGCTTGATGTGGTGATCGAATCAACAGGCGTCTTCACATCGAAGGAAGCTCTCACCAAGCACCTCGCACACGCACGCAAGGTGGTTCTTACAGCACCGGCGAAGGACAAGCTGGATGGAACGATCGTGCTCGGCGTGAATGACGATGAGCTCACGGCAGACATGAACGTGCTCTCCAATGCATCATGCACTACGAACTGTCTTGCTCCAATGGTGAAGATCCTCAATGATGCCTTCGGTATCGAACAAGGCTACATGACAACGGTTCATGCCTACACGAACGATCAGAATATCCTTGACCTTCCGCACAAAGACCTGCGTCGCGCACGTGCTGCCGCTGTGAACATCATCCCAACAACTACCGGTGCAGCAAAGGCAGTAAGCGAAGTGATCCCATCGATGAAGGGGAAACTTGACGGACTTGCATTCCGCGTTCCAGTTCCTGATGGCTCGGTAACAGACTTTACCGCTGTCCTCTCCAAGCCGGCAACAAAGGATGAGATCAACGCCGCCTTCAAAGCTGCAGCCGACGGTCCACTCAAGGGCTATCTGGAATACTGCACCGATCCGATCGTATCCAGTGACATCGTTGGTAATCCGCATTCATGCATCTTCGATGCACTCAGCACGATGTCCTTTGGCAATACGGTGAAGGTTGTTGGCTGGTATGACAATGAATGGGGCTATTCCAATCGCATCGTGGATCTCCTCCTCCGGGTGAGTGCGTGA
- the ruvC gene encoding crossover junction endodeoxyribonuclease RuvC, whose product MMRILGIDPGSVVCGYGVIDVEGSTMTLVEYGVVAVKRRTSSFPARLREIHDRLAAVIERTSPDVCSMEKVFYAKNVLSIVQLAHARGVAMLACAQAGHDPIEYTPMQVKRSVTGRGAAPKDQVQHMVKAILSIEETHEFFDATDALAVAICHAVNGGPPPALKRGGATSKRQAWKDFVEKNPSKVKKS is encoded by the coding sequence GTGATGCGCATCCTCGGCATCGATCCGGGATCCGTTGTGTGTGGCTACGGCGTTATCGACGTAGAAGGCTCTACGATGACCCTGGTTGAATACGGCGTTGTTGCCGTAAAACGGAGAACCTCCTCGTTCCCTGCCCGACTTCGCGAGATCCATGACCGGCTTGCCGCCGTGATCGAACGCACCTCACCTGATGTATGCTCAATGGAGAAGGTCTTCTACGCGAAGAACGTGCTCTCCATCGTCCAGCTTGCCCACGCCCGTGGCGTTGCAATGCTTGCCTGCGCCCAAGCCGGACACGATCCGATCGAATACACGCCGATGCAGGTAAAGCGTAGCGTTACGGGTCGAGGAGCCGCTCCAAAGGACCAAGTTCAGCATATGGTGAAGGCCATCCTCTCGATCGAGGAGACACATGAGTTCTTCGATGCAACGGATGCGCTTGCCGTAGCCATCTGCCACGCTGTAAATGGTGGCCCGCCCCCTGCCCTTAAACGCGGAGGAGCCACCTCCAAACGTCAGGCATGGAAGGACTTTGTTGAGAAGAACCCGTCCAAGGTGAAGAAGTCCTAG
- a CDS encoding YebC/PmpR family DNA-binding transcriptional regulator: protein MAGHSKWANIKRRKAVVDAKRGKLFTRSSKEIIVAARIGGGDPDGNSRLRMAIENAKAISMPADNIKRAILRGTGELEGLTYEDVTYEGYGPGGVAVIVVCTTDHRNRTTQQLRASFAKYGGALGETNSVNWNFTRKGEIRIETDRSEEELLEISLEAGADDVVMIDDGAVIICAVDMLGTCANTVVASSLSVREQHIVFEPNTTIEIDDPEIENKLLKFLDALDDNDDVQSVFHNAELRDDE, encoded by the coding sequence ATGGCAGGACACAGCAAGTGGGCAAACATCAAGCGGCGTAAGGCTGTTGTAGATGCAAAACGTGGCAAGCTCTTTACGAGATCTTCGAAGGAGATCATTGTAGCAGCACGTATTGGAGGGGGCGACCCAGACGGAAATTCCCGACTTCGCATGGCGATCGAGAACGCTAAGGCGATTTCGATGCCTGCGGATAACATCAAGCGCGCAATCCTGCGGGGCACGGGTGAACTAGAAGGTCTTACCTACGAGGACGTTACCTATGAAGGGTATGGGCCTGGCGGCGTGGCCGTGATCGTTGTCTGCACTACAGACCACCGCAACCGAACAACACAACAACTTCGAGCCTCCTTCGCCAAATATGGCGGCGCACTCGGCGAGACCAACTCCGTGAACTGGAATTTCACGCGCAAGGGCGAGATCCGGATCGAGACAGATCGCTCAGAGGAAGAGCTTCTTGAGATCTCACTTGAGGCAGGAGCAGATGATGTTGTAATGATCGATGACGGAGCAGTGATCATTTGCGCCGTTGATATGCTTGGCACATGCGCCAACACCGTTGTTGCATCGAGTCTCAGTGTTCGGGAACAACACATCGTCTTTGAGCCGAACACTACGATAGAGATCGACGATCCGGAGATCGAGAACAAGCTGTTGAAATTTCTCGATGCACTTGATGACAACGACGATGTACAAAGCGTCTTTCATAATGCCGAATTGAGAGACGACGAGTGA